Proteins encoded together in one Papaver somniferum cultivar HN1 unplaced genomic scaffold, ASM357369v1 unplaced-scaffold_117, whole genome shotgun sequence window:
- the LOC113329815 gene encoding troponin T, fast skeletal muscle-like, translated as MTSDSEKEREMTPENGGQDEVKQSGKTKKGKTAEGSEASRREKETPIVKGKRTPRGGAKINTSKRKKALKQEADESVELHDSLGKRKKAYEEEEMQRLKEELYQERRKKEDLVKECIRLERQNEKLIIKNNHLKRKQEGSSAQRGEYAPKRIAEGCRDYRQDNKGRGEQNEREDLKRTIENSRREFREREYLMQQSTMADRRGNNTQIIERQPGCNPN; from the coding sequence ATGACGAGTGATAGTGAGAAGGAACGCGAGATGACTCCAGAAAATGGAGGTCAAGATGAGGTAAAGCAAAGTGGAAAGACAAAGAAAGGAAAAACGGCTGAAGGAAGCGAGGCATCGAGAAGGGAGAAAGAAACCCCTATTGTTAAAGGAAAACGAACTCCGCGAGGAGGAGCAAAGATAAACACTTCTAAGCGTAAAAAGGCTTTGAAACAAGAGGCTGATGAAAGCGTTGAATTGCATGATTCTCTAGGTAAAAGGAAAAAGgcttatgaagaagaagaaatgcagCGATTGAAGGAGGAACTCTACCAAGAAAGACGAAAGAAGGAAGACTTAGTGAAGGAATGCATAAGGTTGGAAAGACAAAATGAGAAGCTTATAATTAAGAACAATCATTTAAAAAGGAAGCAAGAAGGGAGTAGTGCACAAAGAGGAGAATATGCTCCGAAAAGGATAGCTGAAGGATGTCGCGACTACCGGCAAGATAACAAGGGGAGAGGGGAACAAAACGAACGAGAAGACTTAAAGAGGACCATAGAGAACAGCAGGAGGGAATTCAGAGAAAGAGAGTATCTAATGCAGCAATCGACGATGGCCGACAGGAGAGGAAACAATACCCAAATAATAGAAAGGCAACCGGGCTGCAACCCAAATTAA
- the LOC113329463 gene encoding uncharacterized protein LOC113329463: MGGWQRHIQSIIRQAGKKLEQSCSRPLSLPSARINASSTLGQFRYLHRTSNTSPTNILRPFHQYLQQSGISSSRKLLSEASSDQTPVANPLSSPVLQIGDGTTETQAVVPKRASVQAVLKDIKQSPKKVNLVAALVRGMRVEDALLQLQLTVKRASKTVYQVIHSARANATHNHGLDKDRLLVAEAFVGKGLFKKRVSYHAKGRSGVKVRAECRLTVVVREMTPEEEAEIARLRVHNFRKLSKRERRLVPHKLIETTPVWGRKSKPSNSEKSSMA; the protein is encoded by the exons ATGGGGGGTTGGCAAAGGCATATACAATCTATCATTCGTCAGGCGGGTAAAAAGTTGGAGCAAAGTTGTAGTCGGCCACTCAGTTTACCAAGTGCTCGTATAAATGCCTCTTCTACTTTAG GTCAATTCCGTTATCTACACAGAACATCAAACACGTCTCCAACAAACATTCTCAGGCCTTTTCACCAGTATTTGCAGCAATCG ggaatttcttcttcaaggaAGTTGCTTTCAGAAGCATCCTCTGACCAGACGCCTGTAGCAAATCCACTGTCGTCACCTGTTTTGCAGATAGGTGACGGGACAACTGAAACCCAAGCCGTGGTCCCTAAACGTGCCAGTGTTCAGGCGGTGCTGAAGGACATAAAACAG AGTCCCAAGAAAGTTAATCTGGTGGCTGCATTGGTTCGTGGAATGCGAGTGGAAGATGCTCTATTGCAACTGCAACTTACAGTAAAAAGAGCGTCAAAGACCGTCTATCAG GTTATACACTCAGCCCGTGCCAATGCAACTCATAATCATGGGTTGGATAAAGATCGTCTCCTAGTTG CCGAGGCCTTTGTAGGGAAAGGGTTATTCAAAAAGAGAGTTTCATATCACGCAAAGGGAAGATCTGGTGTGAAAGTACGAGCAGAGTGTAGGTTAACTGTTGTTGTTAGGGAGATGACCCCTGAAGAAGAGGCTGAGATAGCCAGGCTAAGAGTACACAATTTCCGCAAGCTCTCAAAGAGGGAGAGGCGATTGGTTCCACATAAGCTCATCGAGACTACCCCTGTATGGGGCCGCAAAAGCAAGCCTAGCAACTCAGAGAAGAGTTCCATGGCTTGA